A single Marinitoga aeolica DNA region contains:
- a CDS encoding glutamate-5-semialdehyde dehydrogenase: MSELIIKAKNLKESSNILKTLNAKQKNKAILEIAKSIEKNKEYILTENKKDVEIAEKKGIKKSLIDRLALNEKRIKGMIEACKTVVNLKDPVGEMFDSFLREDGLRISKVRVPLGVIGIIYESRPNVTLEATILALKSGNSVLLRGGSDAINSNKAIVKAIKDGLGNSEIPINSIELIENTNRELVNEMLKLNEYIDLIIPRGGKGLIDFVVKNSTVPVLETGVGICHIFVDESANIEKSIDIIDNAKTQRPGTCNTVETVLIHKNIAEKILPALKEQLESKSVEIRGCEKTISIIKVKKATEEDWATEYLDLILSIKIVEDLNEAINHIKKYSTGHSESILTENYLNAMKFVNEIDSAAVYINASTRFTDGGEFGMGAEMGISTQKMHARGPVGLKELTTYKYIIQGNYNVRD, from the coding sequence ATGAGTGAATTAATAATAAAAGCGAAAAATTTGAAAGAAAGTTCTAATATTTTAAAAACGTTAAATGCAAAACAAAAAAATAAAGCCATATTAGAAATAGCTAAATCAATAGAAAAAAATAAAGAATATATATTAACAGAAAATAAAAAAGATGTAGAAATAGCAGAAAAAAAAGGAATAAAAAAATCATTAATAGATAGATTAGCTTTAAATGAGAAAAGAATTAAAGGGATGATAGAAGCTTGCAAAACGGTTGTAAATTTAAAAGATCCAGTGGGTGAAATGTTCGATTCATTTTTAAGAGAAGATGGTTTGAGAATAAGTAAAGTAAGAGTTCCTTTAGGTGTAATAGGTATAATATATGAATCTAGACCTAATGTTACTTTAGAAGCTACAATATTAGCCTTAAAATCCGGAAATTCAGTATTATTAAGAGGAGGTTCAGATGCAATAAACTCTAATAAAGCTATTGTAAAAGCTATAAAAGATGGGTTGGGAAATTCTGAAATACCTATAAATTCTATCGAATTAATAGAAAACACAAATAGAGAATTAGTAAATGAAATGCTTAAATTAAATGAATATATTGATTTAATAATCCCTAGAGGAGGTAAAGGATTAATAGATTTTGTAGTAAAAAATTCTACCGTTCCTGTTTTAGAAACAGGTGTTGGAATATGTCATATATTTGTAGATGAATCAGCAAATATCGAAAAATCAATTGACATAATAGATAATGCAAAAACACAAAGACCAGGCACATGTAATACAGTTGAGACTGTATTAATTCATAAAAATATTGCAGAAAAAATATTACCAGCATTAAAAGAACAACTTGAAAGCAAATCTGTAGAAATTCGTGGTTGTGAAAAAACCATAAGTATCATAAAAGTAAAAAAAGCTACAGAAGAAGATTGGGCTACGGAGTATCTTGATTTAATTCTTTCAATAAAAATTGTTGAAGATTTAAATGAGGCCATTAATCATATAAAAAAATATTCAACAGGTCATTCTGAGTCCATATTAACAGAAAATTATTTAAATGCAATGAAGTTTGTTAATGAAATAGATTCTGCAGCAGTATATATTAATGCATCAACAAGATTTACAGATGGTGGAGAATTTGGAATGGGAGCAGAAATGGGTATAAGTACTCAAAAAATGCATGCTCGAGGACCAGTTGGTTTAAAAGAATTAACTACATATAAATATATAATTCAAGGCAATTATAATGTGAGGGACTAA
- the proC gene encoding pyrroline-5-carboxylate reductase, translating into MNIGIIGIGNIGSMLLETLQNKEHTFHIINRTRSKLKKYEKIGNIKICKSIKDVYKNSKYVFVSVKPQHIDEVFKEISELEEDGNYIISTAAGKEINEISEKSKKNNVVRIMPTVISKIGKGVTAIAFHETIVRDEKKEIIELLKPLGKVLELEEEKFDAFTILNSSGPAFVAFILESFIEGAINIGLHADTAKDIVLKTFEGSIRFLEKEEIDLSELKYRVSSPGGVTIKGLYELEQKGTKGAIMKAVYESYLKNKEL; encoded by the coding sequence ATGAATATTGGAATTATAGGAATAGGAAATATTGGTAGTATGTTGTTAGAAACTTTACAAAATAAAGAACATACTTTTCATATAATAAATAGAACTAGATCAAAATTAAAAAAATATGAAAAAATAGGAAATATAAAAATATGCAAATCAATAAAAGATGTATATAAAAATTCAAAGTATGTATTTGTATCTGTAAAACCTCAACATATTGATGAAGTATTTAAAGAAATATCAGAATTAGAAGAAGACGGGAATTATATTATTAGTACCGCAGCAGGAAAAGAAATAAATGAAATATCAGAAAAATCAAAAAAAAATAATGTAGTTAGAATAATGCCAACAGTAATTTCTAAAATAGGGAAAGGAGTCACAGCAATAGCTTTTCATGAAACTATTGTAAGAGATGAAAAAAAAGAAATCATAGAATTATTAAAACCCCTTGGGAAAGTATTGGAATTAGAAGAAGAAAAATTTGATGCGTTTACAATATTGAACAGCAGCGGACCAGCATTTGTAGCATTCATACTCGAAAGTTTTATAGAAGGGGCTATAAATATAGGGTTACATGCAGATACTGCTAAGGATATTGTTTTAAAAACATTTGAAGGATCAATACGTTTTTTAGAAAAAGAGGAAATAGATTTATCAGAGTTAAAATACCGAGTATCTTCTCCTGGTGGAGTAACCATTAAGGGTTTATATGAATTAGAACAAAAAGGAACTAAAGGTGCAATTATGAAGGCAGTATATGAATCATATTTAAAAAATAAAGAATTATGA
- a CDS encoding 3-isopropylmalate dehydratase small subunit: MLQGNVWKFGDNISTDHIAPGRYFHLRSNLKELAKHVLEDAREDFAKKVNSGDIIVGGKNFGLGSSREHAPRIIKVSGVSCVIAKSFARIFYRNSINIGLPVIELKEVDEINEGDILKVDTEKGIINNLTQNKEYKFIPFPKFINKILEIGGIDEYIKKYGNYGV, translated from the coding sequence ATATTACAAGGAAATGTATGGAAATTTGGAGATAATATTTCAACTGATCATATAGCACCTGGAAGATATTTTCATTTGCGTTCAAATCTTAAAGAGTTAGCTAAACACGTATTAGAAGATGCAAGAGAAGATTTTGCTAAAAAAGTTAATTCTGGTGACATTATAGTAGGTGGGAAAAACTTTGGGTTAGGCTCCTCAAGAGAACATGCTCCAAGAATAATAAAAGTTTCCGGTGTTTCATGTGTTATCGCAAAATCATTTGCAAGAATTTTTTATCGAAATTCTATTAATATTGGATTGCCTGTAATTGAATTAAAAGAAGTTGATGAAATTAATGAAGGCGATATATTAAAAGTTGATACAGAAAAAGGAATAATAAATAATCTAACTCAAAACAAAGAATATAAATTCATACCTTTTCCAAAATTCATAAATAAAATACTTGAAATTGGTGGCATAGATGAATATATAAAAAAATATGGAAATTATGGAGTGTGA
- a CDS encoding 3-isopropylmalate dehydratase large subunit produces MGKTIAEKILSEHAKKEVKAGEIIISDIDLAFVQDGTGPLTVDQFNYLNFDDVKSKSLVFIDHASPSPRKELSNTQKKLRQFCKKSSAGLYDIGEGISHQIVAEKYAKPGDVIVGADSHSCTAGALGAFATGMGSTDIALAYGLGKVWLKVPETFKIILKGKLSKGVYAKDIILYFIGKIGADGATYKALEFDGDGIKNLSMESRLTISNMAVEAGAKVGIFPTDEITKEYLKSQGREKDYKEITADPDAKYEKTIEINLSEIEPQVSFPHTVDNTRNIKDAVGVKIDQVYIGTCTNGRIEDLRIVANILKNRKKSDDIRLIIAPASKDVYLQALKEGLINTFIKAGATILPPGCGPCVGVHAGVPADGEKVLSTQNRNFHGRAGNPNSEIYLSSPAVAAASAITGYITDPREVLE; encoded by the coding sequence GTGGGAAAAACAATAGCAGAAAAAATATTAAGTGAACATGCAAAAAAAGAAGTTAAAGCAGGAGAAATAATCATTTCAGATATTGATTTAGCATTTGTTCAAGATGGAACAGGACCACTAACAGTTGATCAATTTAATTATTTAAATTTTGATGATGTGAAAAGTAAATCTTTAGTTTTTATAGATCATGCTTCTCCAAGTCCTAGAAAAGAATTATCCAATACACAAAAAAAACTCAGACAATTTTGTAAAAAGTCTTCTGCAGGCCTTTATGATATAGGTGAAGGTATATCACATCAAATTGTTGCTGAAAAATATGCAAAACCAGGAGATGTTATTGTAGGAGCTGATTCACATTCATGTACAGCAGGAGCTTTAGGAGCTTTTGCAACTGGTATGGGATCAACAGATATTGCCCTTGCATATGGTTTAGGAAAAGTCTGGTTAAAAGTTCCTGAAACATTCAAAATAATTTTAAAAGGAAAATTGTCTAAAGGTGTTTATGCAAAAGATATTATCTTATATTTTATAGGGAAGATTGGTGCTGATGGTGCAACATATAAAGCTTTAGAATTTGATGGTGATGGAATTAAAAATCTTTCAATGGAATCCAGATTGACAATTTCAAATATGGCTGTGGAAGCTGGAGCAAAAGTGGGTATATTCCCAACAGATGAAATAACAAAAGAATATTTAAAATCACAAGGCAGAGAAAAAGATTATAAAGAAATAACCGCAGATCCGGATGCAAAATATGAAAAAACAATTGAAATAAATTTATCCGAAATAGAACCTCAGGTTTCATTTCCACATACAGTAGATAACACACGAAATATAAAAGATGCTGTAGGTGTAAAAATTGACCAAGTTTACATTGGGACATGTACAAATGGAAGAATTGAAGATTTGAGAATTGTCGCCAATATTTTAAAAAACAGAAAAAAATCAGATGATATAAGGTTAATTATTGCACCAGCTTCAAAAGATGTATATCTCCAAGCTTTAAAAGAGGGATTAATTAATACGTTTATTAAAGCAGGAGCCACCATCCTACCACCTGGATGCGGCCCTTGTGTTGGAGTACATGCTGGAGTACCTGCAGATGGTGAAAAAGTGTTGTCTACACAAAATAGAAACTTTCACGGAAGAGCTGGAAATCCAAACTCAGAAATATATTTATCTTCTCCTGCAGTTGCTGCAGCAAGTGCAATAACAGGTTATATAACAGATCCAAGGGAGGTATTAGAATGA
- a CDS encoding citrate/2-methylcitrate synthase has protein sequence MDIEFEVKYGLDGVAVAISSISCVDGEKGKLVYRGFEIEDLIQNSNFEETAYLIWFGSLPNENELDFLISMLSKKRELPNQIIEMMKLFPKNSHPMEVLRSVVSMLGMYSKKENSTFENAINLTAKIPTIIAYWYRIRNDLPLIKPKESLKHSENFLYMMFGKIPEHFNLFDKALILHEEQGMNASTFASTVTASTLSDIYSIITTAIGTLKGPLHGGANEKVLKMFDEIGSIENVEFYINNLIEKKEKIMGFGHRIYKTYDPRAKILKNWIKEIFINNNIKYFEIALKVEEIVVNKFKDKKIYPNVDFYSGILYNYFGIPKEFFTPIFAMARIVGWTAHAMEYCKNNRIFRPKAIYNGPKNLKYKEVKGVE, from the coding sequence ATGGATATTGAATTTGAAGTTAAATATGGTTTGGATGGTGTAGCAGTAGCTATTAGTTCAATCTCCTGTGTTGATGGAGAAAAGGGTAAATTAGTTTATAGAGGTTTTGAAATTGAAGATTTGATACAAAATTCTAATTTTGAAGAAACTGCTTATTTAATATGGTTTGGTTCTTTGCCTAATGAAAATGAATTGGATTTTTTAATTTCAATGCTATCTAAAAAAAGAGAATTACCTAACCAAATAATAGAAATGATGAAATTATTTCCTAAAAATTCTCATCCTATGGAAGTTTTAAGAAGTGTTGTTTCAATGTTAGGTATGTATTCAAAAAAAGAAAATTCAACTTTTGAAAACGCTATTAACTTAACGGCAAAGATACCAACTATAATTGCGTACTGGTATAGAATAAGAAACGATTTACCTTTAATTAAACCTAAAGAATCTTTAAAACATTCAGAAAATTTCTTATATATGATGTTCGGTAAAATTCCAGAACATTTTAATTTATTTGATAAAGCTTTAATTCTACATGAAGAACAAGGAATGAATGCTTCAACCTTTGCATCTACAGTTACAGCATCAACATTATCAGATATTTATTCTATTATAACAACTGCTATTGGAACATTAAAAGGACCTTTACATGGTGGTGCGAATGAAAAAGTTTTAAAAATGTTCGATGAAATTGGTAGTATAGAAAATGTTGAGTTTTATATAAACAATCTAATTGAAAAAAAAGAAAAAATAATGGGATTTGGCCATAGAATATATAAAACATACGATCCTCGCGCAAAAATTTTAAAAAATTGGATAAAAGAAATCTTTATAAACAATAACATAAAGTATTTTGAAATAGCCTTAAAAGTAGAGGAAATAGTAGTAAACAAATTTAAAGATAAAAAGATTTATCCAAATGTAGATTTTTATTCTGGAATTCTTTATAACTACTTTGGTATTCCAAAAGAATTTTTTACTCCTATTTTTGCAATGGCCAGAATTGTGGGATGGACAGCACATGCTATGGAATATTGCAAAAATAATAGAATATTTAGACCAAAAGCTATATACAATGGCCCAAAAAATCTAAAATATAAAGAAGTGAAAGGAGTTGAATAA
- a CDS encoding transporter substrate-binding domain-containing protein — translation MKKLALFILVVIISISIFSGKIEEIQKRGVLLVGQDPAYAPFYGIDINGKRIGHDIAFAKILADFLGVKVKFVITNWDGIIPALMANKFDIILAAMTITPERAIKVNFTIPYYQTGQALMFNSQKYSNLTIKDIKNMGSKVKIAVQLGSTGEIVARKMFPKAKILTFETVDAAAYQVIIKKADAMVFDDLYFGTLVKKYPSMKMINELLTKENLGIAVNKKDIDLLLWLNTVIETLKVDGTLEELKQEWILNYNWGNN, via the coding sequence ATGAAAAAATTAGCATTATTTATCTTGGTAGTTATTATTTCAATTAGCATATTTAGTGGAAAAATCGAAGAAATTCAAAAACGTGGTGTTTTGTTAGTTGGTCAGGATCCTGCTTATGCCCCATTCTATGGAATTGATATTAATGGTAAAAGAATTGGACACGATATTGCTTTTGCGAAAATTTTAGCAGATTTTTTAGGTGTAAAAGTCAAATTTGTTATAACTAATTGGGATGGGATAATTCCTGCTTTAATGGCAAATAAGTTTGATATTATTTTGGCTGCTATGACTATAACTCCTGAAAGAGCTATAAAAGTTAATTTTACAATACCTTATTATCAAACTGGACAGGCTTTAATGTTTAATTCACAAAAATATTCCAACTTAACAATAAAAGACATTAAAAATATGGGGTCTAAAGTTAAAATTGCTGTCCAACTGGGTTCAACTGGGGAAATTGTTGCAAGGAAAATGTTTCCAAAAGCTAAAATTCTAACTTTTGAAACTGTTGATGCTGCTGCTTATCAGGTAATTATAAAAAAAGCTGATGCTATGGTATTTGATGATTTATATTTTGGTACTTTAGTAAAAAAATATCCTTCCATGAAAATGATTAATGAATTATTAACAAAAGAAAACCTCGGTATAGCTGTGAACAAAAAAGATATAGATTTACTTTTATGGTTAAACACTGTTATAGAGACATTGAAAGTAGATGGAACATTAGAAGAATTAAAACAAGAATGGATATTAAATTATAATTGGGGAAATAATTAA
- a CDS encoding amino acid ABC transporter ATP-binding protein, with protein MIEIKNLEKSFGNLEVLKGVNLKVVKGEVLVIMGPSGSGKSTLLRCIAGLEEYQKGIIALEEKNIYDYSRKTLVQKIGFVFQQHNLFPHLKIIDNISLGLIRTKKMKKDEAYEIALNVLEKVHLKDKAYNFPSQLSGGQQQRAGIARALAMDPEIILFDEPTSSLDPSLVYEVKETMVELSNSGKTMLVVTHEVDFAKKAGDRIIFMKDGKILENMDPDTFFKTELKYEIA; from the coding sequence ATGATTGAAATAAAAAATTTAGAGAAAAGTTTTGGAAACCTTGAGGTTTTAAAGGGTGTAAATCTTAAAGTTGTAAAGGGAGAAGTATTAGTAATAATGGGCCCATCAGGTTCTGGAAAATCAACATTATTAAGATGTATAGCTGGTTTAGAAGAATATCAAAAAGGAATAATTGCTTTAGAAGAAAAAAATATTTATGATTATTCAAGAAAAACCTTGGTACAAAAAATAGGTTTTGTTTTTCAACAACATAATTTATTTCCTCATTTAAAAATAATAGATAATATATCATTGGGATTAATACGAACTAAAAAGATGAAAAAAGACGAAGCATATGAAATTGCTCTTAATGTTTTAGAGAAAGTTCATTTAAAAGATAAAGCTTATAATTTTCCTTCTCAATTATCAGGCGGCCAACAACAAAGGGCAGGTATAGCAAGAGCTTTAGCGATGGACCCAGAAATAATATTATTTGATGAACCAACCTCATCACTTGATCCTAGTTTAGTATATGAAGTAAAAGAAACAATGGTAGAACTATCTAATAGCGGAAAAACGATGTTAGTAGTTACACATGAAGTTGATTTTGCTAAAAAAGCTGGAGATAGAATTATATTTATGAAAGATGGGAAAATATTAGAAAATATGGATCCCGATACATTTTTCAAAACAGAATTAAAATACGAAATAGCTTAA